From one Bos javanicus breed banteng chromosome 15, ARS-OSU_banteng_1.0, whole genome shotgun sequence genomic stretch:
- the LOC133261462 gene encoding olfactory receptor 8K3-like: MKTQNLTVPNEFILMGITDRPELQAPLFGLFLIIYVTSVVGNLGMLILTKVNSRLQTPMYFLLRHLALTDLGYSTAVGPKMLANFILSQNSISYYMCATQLAFFIMFIISEFFILAAMSYDRYVAICQPLLYTVIMSQRVCWILVAIPYIYSTFVSLIITVKIFNLSFCGYNVIKHFYCDCLPLISLVCSNTQEIELIILLFAGVNVILSLPIILMSYLLILVAILRMNSAEGRHKAFSTCGSHLTVVTVFFGALIFMYAQPGSRHSFDTDKMASIFYTLVIPMLNPLI, encoded by the coding sequence ATGAAAACACAAAATCTAACTGTGCCAAATGAATTCATCCTCATGGGAATCACAGACCGCCCTGAGCTGCAGGCTCCATTATTTGGGCTCTTCCTCATCATCTATGTGACCTCAGTGGTGGGCAACCTGGGCATGCTCATCCTCACCAAGGTGAACTCCAGGCTGCAGACACCCATGTACTTCCTTCTCAGACACCTGGCTCTTACTGATCTTGGCTATTCAACAGCTGTAGGACCCAAAATGttggcaaattttattttgagtCAAAATTCAATCTCCTATTACATGTGTGCCACACAGCTGGCTTTCTTCATCATGTTCATTATAAGTGAATTTTTTATTCTGGCAGCAAtgtcctatgaccgctatgtggccatctgtcaACCCCTGCTTTACACAGTCATCATGTCACAAAGGGTGTGTTGGATACTGGTGGCAATCCCCTACATCTATAGCACATTCGTGTCTCTTATAATCACtgtaaagatttttaatttatccttCTGTGGCTACAATGTCATCAAACATTTCTACTGTGACTGTCTCCCCTTGATATCTTTGGTCTGTTCAAATACACAAGAAATTGAGCTGATCATTCTGCTCTTTGCAGGTGTTAATGTGATCCTCTCCCTTCCAATAATTCTTATGTCTTATTTGCTCATCCTTGTAGCCATTCTCAGGATGAACTCTGCTGAAGGTAGGCACAAGGCTTTTTCTACCTGTGGATCCCACCTGACGGTGGTCACAGTGTTCTTTGGGGCTTTGATATTTATGTATGCGCAACCAGGGTCCAGACACTCCTTCGACACTGATAAAATGGCATCTATATTTTACACCCTTGTTATCCCCATGTTAAATCCCTTGATCTAG
- the LOC133227091 gene encoding LOW QUALITY PROTEIN: protein DBF4 homolog A-like (The sequence of the model RefSeq protein was modified relative to this genomic sequence to represent the inferred CDS: deleted 2 bases in 1 codon): MNSGAMRIHSKGHFQGGIQVKNEKNRPSLKSPKTDNKPEKSKYKPLWGKVFYIDLPSVTTSEKLQKDIKDLGGRVEEFLSKDISYLISNKKEAKFAQTLGRISSIPSPESANTAETTSPHPRHDGSSFKSPDTVCLSRGKLLVEKAIKDHDFIPSNSILSNALSWGVKILHIDDIRYYIEQRKKELYLLKKSSTSARDVGKRVGVGTQKTKSRLKKPFVKVEDMSQLYRPFYLQLTNMPFINYSIQKPSSLFDVEKPSSTQKQTQVKLRIQTDGDKCGGIPVQFQLKEKKKKGYCECCLQKYEDLDIVNMILYSGG; this comes from the exons ATGAACTCCGGAGCCATGAGGATCCACAGCAAAGGACATTTTCAGGGTGGAAtccaagttaaaaatgaaaaaaaccgaCCATCTTTGAAATCTCCGAAAACTGATAACAAACcagaaaaatccaaatataaACCTCTCTGGGGTAAAGTATTTTACATTGACTTACCTTCTGTCACCACATCTGAAAAACTGCAAAAGGACATTAAGGATCTGGGAGGTCGAGTTGAAGAATTTCTCAGCAAAGATATCAGTTatcttatttcaaataaaaaggaAGCTAAATTTGCACAAACCTTGGGACGAATCTCTTCTATACCAAGTCCAGAATCTGCGAATACTGCGGAAACCACATCACCTCATCCCAGGCATGATGGAAGTTCATTTAAGTCTCCAGATACAGTGTGTTTGAGCAGAGGAAAACTATTAGTTGAAAAAGCTATCAAGGACCATGACTTTATTCCTTCAAACAGTATATTATCTAATGCCTTATCATGGGGAGTAAAAATTCTTCATATTGATGACATTAGATATTAcattgaacaaaggaaaaaggaattgTATTTACTCAAGAAGTCAAGCACTTCTGCAAGAGATGTGGGGAAGAGAGTAGGTGTTGgcactcagaaaacaaaaagtagaCTCAAAAAGCCTTTTGTAAAGGTGGAAGATATGAGCCAGCTTTATAGGCCATTTTATCTTCAGCTGACCAATATGCCTTTTATAAACTATTCTATTCAGAAGCCCTCCAGCCTATTTGATGTAGAGAAGCCATCTAGCACCCAAAAGCAAACTCAAGTTAAACTAAGGATCCAAACAGATGGTGATAAatgtggtggaattccagttcaaTTCCagttaaaagagaag aaaaaaaagggatattGTGAATGTTGCTTGCAGAAATATGAAGATCTTGACATTGTAAATATGATTTTGTATTCAGGGGGTTGA